One window of the Oncorhynchus clarkii lewisi isolate Uvic-CL-2024 chromosome 19, UVic_Ocla_1.0, whole genome shotgun sequence genome contains the following:
- the LOC139374669 gene encoding LOW QUALITY PROTEIN: uncharacterized protein (The sequence of the model RefSeq protein was modified relative to this genomic sequence to represent the inferred CDS: inserted 1 base in 1 codon), protein MFGSLLHFWGIMFPSRTVGGGIQIKLYIRQYTIEEDYLYACVCGXKMAAANMAKEGFETQFASVMEKVLKTAVMETTQLFETTIEELRFEICRIKEENEDLKSRLRSPENVKKSTGESERQTAEPGPSQRTSRIGKRDIGVQCVLTVQALPLSVEQHLREEDLHRGAYDKEDNPQMAFVLIKQEVDWEADYSDDYSPGYILLKQEGGEPPTLVRRQPLRELPGRALVPPGAVRALVNRYTQERPPTTQPTSAEAPLQGEPDTQETPQALSPSQPRTREFTSGSAGQAPGAEQQSLVIPAAESPSTLHLTASSQSAATIQSTSTVLSTVMAQSTVTTLSKETVQTTTAVQSTVAVKSTAASSERPPPVISGLPRTPLQNTQPSPVPPRPSPSPRPSPAQSHTDVLPVARPIAVPSTQPARPTAVPDGPPAAPPTQALPPTVLEKSDVATATPPTPVQSAQLLTLSEELAGPSEKQVSLVTEHVQPSPTLPSPKSPVVLERTSDEAPVQLSAPAVTTPSGPCQMFMTQFSAQLSVAPLVRSPPRVDEKEEEEDEGERLSPLSATSMGAVMTRSVATETTPVGEKKEEIVVHLGGKRKSSRREALLSGLRLRLRPRPQDSTPSPVVAKKPRGERTTPLDHDYSKVMEDGEEKSRESHVDQDVVEDTANGETADDKSSGQGSSNHIISEEEGGANTDVTSLTRQSPIGGGVGVSKSKKRSMTWVQAQRGLALAQAKRSRSKVTKTSQQGQRSELRGLVTQTSFLPSTPQRRRSYSPSPHAASTSSLSPRRTSPRCTSPHGTPSPHQATGANVNPSPTTPPHPQPHQFKVISATPRRGRPRSAAAALLNLKRSPSTPQPIPFIVTVSPHSGFKKSPPCTLTFQQAQRYRKSQPMWSPPGPFQLQQSPKSPRKRFTKNQCADCGRVLSSAAALESHASLHSGKRPFACSACGKDFPNLKGLNRHARVHGEQRGHQCPKCDKTFVYRFGLTKHEQMVHSGVRPFICPICDKRFVIRRDMETHLRVHTGEKPFACSLCVKRFKRRVELNVHLRWHNGEKRHWCSYCGKGFLDYNNLKRHKFVHTGEKPYTCSECGKHFKQTGHLKKHLKTIHKDR, encoded by the exons ATGTTTGGCAGTTTGTTACACTTTTGGGGAATTATGTTTCCATcccgcacagtaggtggcgggATACAGATTAAATTGTACATTCGCCAATATACCATAGAAGAAGATTAtttatatgcgtgtgtgtgtg tgaagaTGGCCGCCGCTAACATGGCGAAAGAAGGTTTTGAAACCCAGTTCGCCTCTGTTATGGAGAAGGTGCTGAAGACGGCAGTCATGGAGACAACGCAACTTTTCGAAACAACTATTGAGGAGCTGCGATTCGAAATATGCAGAATAAAAGAAGAGAACGAGGACCTCAAATCGAGGCTTCGATCCcctgaaaatgtgaagaaatcgaCGGGTGAAAGTGAAAGACAAACCGCAGAGCCTGGACCGAGTCAAAGAACATCACGTATCGGCAAACGTGACATTGGCGTTCAATGCG TTCTGACAGTGCAAGCTTTGCCTCTGTCTGTGGAACAGCACCTGCGCGAGGAGGACCTGCACCGTGGGGCCTACGACAAGGAGGACAACCCACAGATGGCCTTTGTACTGATCAAACAGGAGGTGGACTGG GAGGCAGACTATTCTGATGACTACTCCCCCGGGTACATACTGCTAAAGCAGGAGGGGGGAGAGCCCCCGACTCTGGTCCGCAGACAACCTCTCAGAGAGTTACCAGGCAGAG ccCTGGTCCCACCTGGAGCcgtcagggccctggtcaaccGTTACACCCAGGAAAGGCCTCCCACCACCCAGCCTACCTCAGCAGAGGCCCCCCTCCAGGGAGAACCAGACACCCAGGAGACCCCCCAGgctctcagcccatcccagccCAGGACCAGAGAGTTTACCAGTGGCAGTGCAGGCCAGGCCCCTGGAGCAGAACAGCAGTCACTGGTAATACCAGCAGCAGAGTCTCCATCAACATTACACCTGACAGCATCTTCTCAATCAGCAGCCACTATCCAGTCTACATCAActgtcctgtctactgtaatgGCCCAGTCCACGGTAACTACTCTGTCAAAAGAAACTGTCCAAACGACCACAGCGGTCCAGTCGACTGTAGCGGTGAAGTCGACAGCAGCATCGTCAGAGCGCCCGCCACCTGTCATCTCCGGGTTACCCAGAACCCCTCTTCAGAATACACAGCCCAGCCCCGTACCCCCTcgtccatccccatctcctcgaCCATCACCAGCACAGTCCCACACAGACGTTCTACCTGTAGCTCGTCCAATAGCAGTGCCCTCAACACAACCAGCTAGGCCTACAGCTGTACCTGATGGACCACCGGCCGCACCACCAACACAAGCGCTACCGCCTACAGTTTTGGAGAAGTCGGATGTTGCCACGGCAACTCCGCCAACACCGGTCCAGTCCGCTCAGTTGCTAACTTTGTCTGAAGAACTTGCCGGCCCCTCTGAGAAGCAGGTGTCCTTGGTCACTGAGCATGTGCAACCGTCCCCCACTCTGCCATCACCGAAGTCCCCTGTTGTCCTAGAGAGGACGTCTGATGAAGCCCCTGTACAGCTGTCAGCCCCTGCTGTAACCACACCCTCTGGCCCCTGTCAGATGTTTATGACACAGTTTTCAGCTCAGTTGTCAGTAGCACCCTTAGTACGCTCCCCACCGAGGGTGGAtgaaaaagaggaggaggaagatgagggggAGAGGCTTTCCCCCCTCTCTGCCACGTCTATGGGAGCTGTGATGACCAGGTCTGTTGCTACGGAGACGACCCCCGTCGGTGAGAAAAAGGAGGAGATTGTTGTCCATTTAGGCGGCAAGCGAAAGTCAAGTCGACGTGAAGCGCTCCTCTCCGGTCTCCGCCTCCGCTTAAGGCCCCGCCCCCAGGACAGCACGCCATCTCCAGTGGTTGCTAAGAAacccagaggagagagaaccaccCCTCTAGACCATGACTACTCAAAGGTGATGGAGGACGGAGAAGAAAAGTCCAGGGAATCACACGTTGACCAGGATGTAGTAGAGGACACAGCTAATGGTGAGACGGCTGACGACAAGTCTAGTGGACAAGGAAGTAGTAACCACATCATcagtgaggaagagggaggagctaACACTGATGTGACCTCTCTGACCAGACAATCACCTATTGGTGGAGGTGTTGGTGTGTCCAAATCCAAGAAGAGAAGCATGACCTGGGTGCAGGCTCAGAGAGGTTTGGCCCTAGCCCAGGCTAAGAGGAGTAGGTCGAAGGTCACTAAGACCTCACagcaaggtcagaggtcagagctTAGAGGTCTGGTCACACAGACATCGTTTCTGCCTTCCACTCCACAGCGCCGCCGGTCGTACAGCCCCAGCCCTCATGCTGCGTCTACCTCAAGCCTCAGCCCACGCCGCACCAGCCCGCGTTGCACCAGCCCTCACGGTACCCCCAGCCCACACCAGGCTACGGGGGCGAATGTGAACCCTTCTCCTACCACCCCTCCTCACCCACAGCCTCACCAGTTCAAGGTAATTTCTGCCACCCCTCGTCGTGGCAGACCTCGCTCGGCGGCCGCGGCGTTATTGAATTTGAAACgttctccctccacccctcaaccTATCCCCTTCATTGTCACCGTCAGCCCTCACTCCGGATTCAAAAAGTCCCCCCCATGCACGCTGACATTCCAGCAGGCGCAGCGGTATCGCAAGTCACAACCGATGTGGTCGCCGCCAGGACCGTTCCAGCTCCAACAGTCTCCCAAGTCTCCACGGAAACGTTTTACCAAGAACCAGTGTGCAGACTGCGGTCGTGTACTGAGCAGCGCCGCTGCTTTAGAGAGCCACGCCTCCCTCCACTCGGGCAAGCGCCCGTTCGCCTGCTCTGCCTGCGGCAAGGACTTCCCCAACCTCAAGGGCCTCAACCGCCACGCCCGCGTCCACGGTGAACAGCGTGGCCACCAGTGTCCGAAGTGCGACAAGACCTTTGTCTACCGCTTCGGCCTGACCAAGCACGAGCAAATGGTTCACAGCGGCGTGCGGCCGTTCATCTGCCCGATCTGTGACAAACGCTTCGTCATTCGGCGCGACATGGAGACGCATCTCCGcgttcacactggagagaaaccattTGCCTGCTCCCTCTGTGTGAAGCGGTTCAAGAGGCGTGTGGAGCTGAATGTTCACCTGAGGTGGCATAACGGGGAGAAGAGACACTGGTGCTCGTACTGCGGGAAGGGATTTCTGGATTACAATAATCTGAAGAGGCACAAATTTGTCCACACTGGGGAGAAACCTTACACCTGCTCTGAGTGTGGCAAGCACTTCAAACAGACTGGCCATCTGAAGAAACACCTGAAGACAATACACAAAGACAGATAG
- the LOC139374674 gene encoding uncharacterized protein isoform X2 yields METVLKSAMYEITRLVEDSFLEEVSRNREQVESLKKRLQWSENREGDQRGKCGDCGRAGKEGHEIRLGTSQTGVERGRGLKQEKVPGEEWSSCGGVARETALNDLEEAEATSPRRISESTEVGGQKLDSLLKEEALHNTELQERWEFCLDEADGSDVSGPSKSFIQQDLHQCQDEWRSSLDQRPEPPGPEGDSGDPTDPLYRPHYSMEELGGDFDKSGYCSGGSGDHLLDMEGLDRLPGSPSRLGALSYGAVGHYQVNLGGFKGGDHRSHMPGPHRIRREQVESPTPSPHPEVGDLNCLLINEEGYLQDSSVLYPEQGVPELGNRASHRAIHSGSSAHNNNTESPYDAADDFGHSLNLRDRSQEQVTGGGGRRHACNQCTMSFPDAGSLKDHKQTHKTGRGLSSGSGPPYSCTQCGKTFTQACNLKVHQRVHQAEGLHLCSHCSKGFTSFSDLKRHKCSQTTDKPYCCSICGNKFSRLWNLKLHQRIHTQEKPHRCTMCNKSFTRVDILKVHQRTHTGERPYCCAVCGLCFKRLAHLKLHQHKHRPDFLA; encoded by the exons ATGGAGACGGTCCTTAAGTCAGCCATGTACGAGATCACCAGGCTGGTGGAGGATAGTTTCCTGGAGGAGGTGTCCCGGAACCGGGAGCAGGTCGAGTCACTGAAGAAGCGGCTGCAGTGGtcggagaacagagagggagaccaGAGGGGGAAGTGTGGGGACTGTGGGAGAGCTGGCAAGGAAGGTCATGAGATAAGATTAGGAACTTCACAGACAG GTGTGGAGAGGGGGCGTGGCCTGAAGCAGGAGAAGGTACcaggggaggagtggagcagcTGTGGGGGTGTGGCCAGGGAAACAGCCTTAAATGATCTGGAGGAGGCTGAGGCCACCAGCCCTAGGAGAATCTCTGAG TCCACAGAGGTCGGAGGTCAGAAGCTGGACAGTCTGCTGAAAGAGGAGGCTCTCCACAACACTGAGCTACAGGAGAGATGGGAGTTCTGCCTGGATG AGGCTGATGGTTCAGACGTCTCTGGGCCCAGTAAGAGTTTTATTCAGCAGGATCTACATCAGTGCCAAGATGAGTGGAGATCCAGTCTAGACCAGAGGCCTGAACCACCAGGCCCCGAGGGAGACTCAGGGGACCCCACCGACCCTCTCTACCGCCCCCACTACAGCATGGAGGAACTAGGGGGTGACTTTGATAAGTCTGGTTACTGCAGTGGCGGTAGTGGCGACCATCTTCTAGACATGGAAGGGCTGGATAGGCTTCCTGGTTCTCCGTCTCGTCTGGGGGCGCTGAGCTACGGAGCTGTGGGTCACTACCAAGTGAACCTGGGGGGGTTTAAGGGGGGCGACCATCGCTCCCACATGCCTGGCCCCCATCGGATCCGGAGGGAGCAGGTGGAGTCGCCAACGCCATCTCCCCACCCGGAGGTGGGAGACCTGAACTGCCTGTTGATAAACGAGGAGGGGTACCTGCAGGACTCCAGTGTCTTGTACCCTGAACAGGGTGTCCCAGAGTTGGGTAACAGAGCCAGCCACCGAGCCATCCACTCTGGAAGCTCAgcccacaacaacaacacagagagccCGTATGATGCCGCTGACGATTTTGGACACTCTCTAAACCTCAGAGATCGTTCACAAGAGCAGGTaacaggaggaggggggaggcgtCATGCCTGCAATCAATGTACCATGAGCTTCCCAGACGCTGGTTCCCTCAAGGACCACAAGCAGACACACAAAACGGGGAGAGGGTTGAGTTCAGGGTCTGGGCCTCCATACTCCTGCACCCAGTGCGGTAAGACCTTCACCCAGGCCTGCAACCTCAAGGTCCACCAGCGGGTCCACCAGGCAGAGGGACTTCACCTCTGCAGCCACTGCTCCAAGGGCTTCACCTCCTTCTCCGACTTGAAGAGGCACAAGTGCAGCCAGACCACAGACAAGCCCTACTGCTGCTCCATCTGTGGGAACAAGTTCAGTCGGCTCTGGAACCTCAAGCTGCATCAGCGCATTCACACGCAGGAGAAACCCCACCGCTGCACTATGTGTAACAAGAGCTTCACGCGGGTGGACATTTTAAAGGTACACCAGCGCACACACACTGGGGAGAGACCGtactgctgtgctgtgtgtggACTCTGCTTCAAACGACTGGCCCATCTAAAGTTACACCAGCACAAACACAGGCCGGATTTCCTGGCCTGA
- the LOC139374674 gene encoding uncharacterized protein isoform X1 — MMSAAIITFQSQLSGVMETVLKSAMYEITRLVEDSFLEEVSRNREQVESLKKRLQWSENREGDQRGKCGDCGRAGKEGHEIRLGTSQTGVERGRGLKQEKVPGEEWSSCGGVARETALNDLEEAEATSPRRISESTEVGGQKLDSLLKEEALHNTELQERWEFCLDEADGSDVSGPSKSFIQQDLHQCQDEWRSSLDQRPEPPGPEGDSGDPTDPLYRPHYSMEELGGDFDKSGYCSGGSGDHLLDMEGLDRLPGSPSRLGALSYGAVGHYQVNLGGFKGGDHRSHMPGPHRIRREQVESPTPSPHPEVGDLNCLLINEEGYLQDSSVLYPEQGVPELGNRASHRAIHSGSSAHNNNTESPYDAADDFGHSLNLRDRSQEQVTGGGGRRHACNQCTMSFPDAGSLKDHKQTHKTGRGLSSGSGPPYSCTQCGKTFTQACNLKVHQRVHQAEGLHLCSHCSKGFTSFSDLKRHKCSQTTDKPYCCSICGNKFSRLWNLKLHQRIHTQEKPHRCTMCNKSFTRVDILKVHQRTHTGERPYCCAVCGLCFKRLAHLKLHQHKHRPDFLA; from the exons ATGATGTCCGCAGCCATCATAACCTTCCAGTCGCAGCTCTCCGGGGTCATGGAGACGGTCCTTAAGTCAGCCATGTACGAGATCACCAGGCTGGTGGAGGATAGTTTCCTGGAGGAGGTGTCCCGGAACCGGGAGCAGGTCGAGTCACTGAAGAAGCGGCTGCAGTGGtcggagaacagagagggagaccaGAGGGGGAAGTGTGGGGACTGTGGGAGAGCTGGCAAGGAAGGTCATGAGATAAGATTAGGAACTTCACAGACAG GTGTGGAGAGGGGGCGTGGCCTGAAGCAGGAGAAGGTACcaggggaggagtggagcagcTGTGGGGGTGTGGCCAGGGAAACAGCCTTAAATGATCTGGAGGAGGCTGAGGCCACCAGCCCTAGGAGAATCTCTGAG TCCACAGAGGTCGGAGGTCAGAAGCTGGACAGTCTGCTGAAAGAGGAGGCTCTCCACAACACTGAGCTACAGGAGAGATGGGAGTTCTGCCTGGATG AGGCTGATGGTTCAGACGTCTCTGGGCCCAGTAAGAGTTTTATTCAGCAGGATCTACATCAGTGCCAAGATGAGTGGAGATCCAGTCTAGACCAGAGGCCTGAACCACCAGGCCCCGAGGGAGACTCAGGGGACCCCACCGACCCTCTCTACCGCCCCCACTACAGCATGGAGGAACTAGGGGGTGACTTTGATAAGTCTGGTTACTGCAGTGGCGGTAGTGGCGACCATCTTCTAGACATGGAAGGGCTGGATAGGCTTCCTGGTTCTCCGTCTCGTCTGGGGGCGCTGAGCTACGGAGCTGTGGGTCACTACCAAGTGAACCTGGGGGGGTTTAAGGGGGGCGACCATCGCTCCCACATGCCTGGCCCCCATCGGATCCGGAGGGAGCAGGTGGAGTCGCCAACGCCATCTCCCCACCCGGAGGTGGGAGACCTGAACTGCCTGTTGATAAACGAGGAGGGGTACCTGCAGGACTCCAGTGTCTTGTACCCTGAACAGGGTGTCCCAGAGTTGGGTAACAGAGCCAGCCACCGAGCCATCCACTCTGGAAGCTCAgcccacaacaacaacacagagagccCGTATGATGCCGCTGACGATTTTGGACACTCTCTAAACCTCAGAGATCGTTCACAAGAGCAGGTaacaggaggaggggggaggcgtCATGCCTGCAATCAATGTACCATGAGCTTCCCAGACGCTGGTTCCCTCAAGGACCACAAGCAGACACACAAAACGGGGAGAGGGTTGAGTTCAGGGTCTGGGCCTCCATACTCCTGCACCCAGTGCGGTAAGACCTTCACCCAGGCCTGCAACCTCAAGGTCCACCAGCGGGTCCACCAGGCAGAGGGACTTCACCTCTGCAGCCACTGCTCCAAGGGCTTCACCTCCTTCTCCGACTTGAAGAGGCACAAGTGCAGCCAGACCACAGACAAGCCCTACTGCTGCTCCATCTGTGGGAACAAGTTCAGTCGGCTCTGGAACCTCAAGCTGCATCAGCGCATTCACACGCAGGAGAAACCCCACCGCTGCACTATGTGTAACAAGAGCTTCACGCGGGTGGACATTTTAAAGGTACACCAGCGCACACACACTGGGGAGAGACCGtactgctgtgctgtgtgtggACTCTGCTTCAAACGACTGGCCCATCTAAAGTTACACCAGCACAAACACAGGCCGGATTTCCTGGCCTGA
- the LOC139374670 gene encoding uncharacterized protein — translation MSENLVLTFQTQLSGVMETVLKSAIYEITRLVEDGFLEEVSRSREQVESLKKKLQRSENRGRERDREGGQRGKCADCGRADEESGGSGNSQTGAERGCGLKQEKVPGEEWSSCGGVARETAFHDLEAEATSLRRTSESTEVGGQKLDSLLKEEPLHNTELQERWGVCLDGADGSDVSGPSKSFSEQELQRCQADWGSGLDQGPEPAGPEGNPADHSQPLFQPHYSMEDLGGGFAKSGYGGAGGGGGHRLDVEGLDRLPGSPSHLGALSYGAVGHYQVDLRGSEGGDHHHRSHMPGPHRSRREQVASPTPPPHPEVGVRNCLLINEEGYLQDSSVLYPEHSVPESGSRAGHRGLTSIHTGSSAHNNNTESLYGAPDNFGHSLNLRDRSQEQVTEGGVMGGGGKRHTCNQCTMTFSDSGSLEAHKQTHKTGRVSGSGSGPPYSCTKCGKTFTQACNLKVHQRVHQAEGLHLCSHCSKGFTSFSDLKRHKCSQTTDKPYCCSICGNKFSRLWNLKLHRRVHTQEKPHRCTMCDKSFARADNLKVHQRTHTGERPYCCAVCGLSFKQLNHLKWHQRKHRLDLLA, via the exons atGTCGGAGAACCTCGTCCTCACCTTCCAGACCCAGCTCTCTGGAGTCATGGAGACGGTCCTAAAGTCAGCCATATATGAGATCACCAGGCTGGTGGAGGACGGCTTCCTGGAGGAGGTGTCCCGAAGCCGTGAGCAGGTCGAGTCGCTGAAGAAGAAGCTACAGCGGTCGGAgaacagaggaagggagagggacagagagggaggccagagggGGAAGTGTGCAGACTGTGGGAGAGCTGATGAGGAAAGTGGAGGCTCTGGAAACTCACAGACAG GTGCGGAGAGGGGGTGTGGTCTGAAGCAGGAGAAGGTACcaggggaggagtggagcagcTGTGGGGGCGTGGCCAGGGAAACAGCCTTCCATGATCTGGAGGCTGAGGCCACCAGCCTTAGGAGAACCTCTGAG TCCACAGAGGTCGGAGGTCAGAAGCTGGACAGTCTGCTGAAAGAGGAGCCTCTCCACAACACTGAGCTACAGGAGAGATGGGGTGTCTGCCTGGACG GTGCCGATGGTTCAGACGTCTCAGGGCCCAGTAAGAGTTTCAGTGAGCAGGAGCTGCAGCGGTGCCAGGCTGACTGGGGATCCGGTCTAGACCAGGGGCCTGAACCAGCAGGCCCAGAGGGAAACCCAGCGGACCACAGCCAACCTCTCTTCCAACCCCATTACAGCATGGAGGATCTGGGGGGTGGCTTTGCGAAATCTGGTTACGGAGGtgctggtggtggaggaggccaTCGTCTAGACGTGGAAGGGCTGGATAGGCTTCCTGGTTCTCCGTCTCATCTGGGGGCGCTGAGCTACGGAGCTGTGGGTCACTACCAGGTGGACCTGAGGGGGTCTGAGGGGGGAGACCATCACCATCGCTCCCACATGCCTGGCCCCCATCGGAGCAGGAGGGAGCAGGTGGCGTCGCCAACGCCACCCCCCCACCCAGAGGTGGGTGTCCGGAACTGCCTGTTGATCAATGAGGAGGGTTACCTGCAGGACTCCAGTGTCTTGTACCCTGAACACAGTGTCCCAGAGTCAGGTAGCAGAGCCGGCCACAGGGGGCTAACCTCCATCCACACTGGAAGCTCAgcccacaacaacaacacagagagccTGTATGGTGCCCCTGACAACTTTGGACACTCTCTAAACCTCAGAGATCGTTCACAAGAGCAGGTAACAGAAGGAGGAGTAATGGGAGGAGGGGGGAAGCGTCACACCTGCAATCAATGCACCATGACATTCTCAGACTCTGGCTCCCTTGAGGCCCACAAGCAGACACACAAAACTGGTAGAGTCTCAGGGTCAGGATCTGGGCCTCCATACTCCTGCACCAAGTGTGGTAAGACCTTCACCCAGGCCTGCAACCTCAAGGTCCACCAGCGGGTCCACCAGGCAGAGGGACTCCACCTCTGCAGCCACTGCTCCAAGGGCTTCACCTCCTTCTCCGACCTGAAGAGGCACAAGTGCAGCCAGACGACAGACAAGCCCTACTGCTGCTCAATCTGTGGGAACAAATTCAGTCGGCTCTGGAACCTCAAGCTGCACCGGCGCGTTCACACGCAGGAGAAACCCCACCGCTGCACTATGTGTGACAAGAGCTTCGCTCGGGCAGACAATTTGAAGGTGCACCAGCGCACCCACACTGGGGAGAGACCGTACTGCTGCGCTGTGTGTGGACTCAGCTTCAAACAACTAAACCATCTGAAGTGGCACCAGCGCAAACACAGGCTGGATCTCCTGGCCTGA